TTGAAAGAAGAATACTTACCTAATAGTCGCAATTCAGTTGGGTATAGCGCATTACCGAATGGTGAAGCTTGGTATGAATATCAAATAGCAACTCACACAACTTTAGATTTAAGTGCCGATGAAATACACAAGATCGGTCTAAATGAAGTTACTCGTATCAGGAACGAAATGGAGTGGGTGAAAGAGCAACTTAATTTTAAAGGCGATCTTCAGGCGTTCTTTAAGTTCTTACGAGAAGATGAACAGTTTTACTTTAAAAATTCAGAAGATCTTATTGCAGCTTACGTAGAGGCAAAAGAGAAAATTGATTCTCGTGTTCATTTACTATTTGATGTCGCTCCTAAAGCTGATTATGAAGTGAAGCTAGTTGAAGCTTTTCGTGCTGAGTCTGCAGCTGGTGCATCTTATGCCGCTCCTGCACCGGATGGTACTAGGCCAGGTGTATTCTATATCAATGCACATAATTTAAAAGCTCAGCCTAAGTTTTTAGTAGAAACTCTTTCTATACATGAAGCAGCGCCAGGGCATCATTTTCAAATTGCACTTCAACAAGAAGTAAAGGGACTACCAAGCTTTAGGAAGTTTGGTGGTTATACAGTTTTCGCGGAAGGGTGGGCACTTTATGCAGAAAGCTTGGGTAAAGATTTAGGGTTATTCACTGATCCATTGATGTGGTACGGTCGTTTGGTTGATGAGCAGCTTAGGGCAATGCGTCTAGTTGTTGATACTGGTTTGCACTCAAAAGGTTGGTCTCGTGATCAAGCTATAAAATTTATGTTAGACAATTCGTCGATGGCCGAATCTGATGTGACAGCAGAAGTTGAAAGGTATATAGGCTGGCCTGGTCAGGCAGTATCCTATAAAGTCGGACAGTTTAAAATTCAAGAGTTAAGAGATTATTCAGAGCAAAAGCTAGGTGACAAATTTGATATTAAAGCATTTCATACGCAAATTTTGATTGATGGCGCATTACCAATGCCGATACTAGAAAGTAAAATTAAAAAGTGGGTTGAAAAACAATTGTAATCAAAGCAAGGGTCAATATTTTTTGGCCCTTTGCTTGTTCTACGCCCTTAAAGTAAAATTTAGCAGTTAGAAGTAATCTGAGAATAAAATGGGCGCAGAACAATTTTGGCAAACTACATCACTAGAGCAAATGACTGACCAGGAATGGGAGAGTATCTGCGATGGTTGCGGTAAGTGTTGCCTACACTCTTTTATAGACAGTGATGAAGAAGACTTCACAAGCACTGATCATTTGCGTGAGGGTGAAACACTTATTTACTCAAGTTTAGTATGTCAGTATATCGATGAAAAAACTTGTGCATGTACACGTTATTCGGAAAGACAAACACTTGTTCCTTCCTGTGTAAAACTCACTAAAGAGAATCTAAAAGATATTTTCTTTATGCCAAATAGCTGTAGCTATAGACGTTTACACGAAGGCAGGGGGTTAGCGAGCTGGCATCCTTTGTTAAATCAAGGAACGAAAGACAAGATGAACGAACTCGGTATAAGTATTCAAGGTAGAGTAACTAAGGACAATACGGTAGATATAGAAGAATACTTCGAAGATTTTATAGTAGACTGGCCTGAATTCGATTGTGATTAGCTATCACTTAAAGAGCTAGCTTATTAAGCTGGCTCTTTTATTATTTCAGTGTTTCAGCTTATTGGTAAGTTAACCTCGATTTTAAGTCCACCTAATTCACTTTCAGAAGCTTTAATCTCACCACGATGTAAATCAACAATTTGCTTCACAATTGACAAGCCTATACCGTGTCCGGGTGTTTCCGTATTTGTTATGGTTGGAACTCGAAAAAGGTGATCAAATATTTTCCCTAAATGCTCTTTTGGAACGCTTGGGTGACTATCTTGAACAGTTATTCTGAAACGTGTATCACTAACATCAAAGTACACTCCAATTTGACCATCTTTATGAGTGTATTTTTTTGCATTACTGAATAGGTTTGCAATTAACTGTTTTATTCTAAGCGGGTCTATATTTGCAAAGGTTTTTTGTAATTGACTGTTAGCAACTGTGAGTGTTTGCTCAGTAGGTTGGGTTGTTAATTCATCATGAATATCCTTCACAAATTTCTGAAGATCAATTTCTTCGGTGCTCAGTGTAAAGTTAGCTGTCTCAAGTTTTGCTAGGCCAGCCAAGTCTTTAACTAAATGGTTAAGATCAGTCAGTTTTTCGCTTATTTTTGTCAGGTTTTCTGGTTTACACTCAATTATTTCATGCTGCATTGCTTCAATATGCAAACTAGCTACTGTAACAGGGTTACTGAGATCATGCGCTATTTGTGAAAATAATTGGTTTCTTTGTTCTAGTAGTTTATTAAGGTGTAAGCCTTGTTGTTGTTCTAATACACGCCTTTGCCTTATTTTAATATATATAATGAGTGTGAAAGATATGAATACAATAAATAGTATGACGAAGACCATTTGTTGGTTTTGCTGACGCGC
The sequence above is drawn from the Pseudoalteromonas phenolica genome and encodes:
- a CDS encoding DUF885 domain-containing protein encodes the protein MFKYSLIAMALTASLVGCSATSTNTSNINETQQQINQNELVNTLSEEYFNSMVALSPISGTYMGKPGVNDKFDAAATNASLKKTQNLLTSYQQKLDKIDKNNLSGQALLSYEILKRDLAFSKRGFEFPSYMMPINQMSGLHNVFAGLGSGQSAQPFNTVEDYNNFISRADGFVNWLSGIESNMRLGITKEVVLPKALTKKLIPQFEAHIVEDVTQSVFWGPITNFPDSFTLEDKKALKDKYKSMILNKLVPAYTKMTTFLKEEYLPNSRNSVGYSALPNGEAWYEYQIATHTTLDLSADEIHKIGLNEVTRIRNEMEWVKEQLNFKGDLQAFFKFLREDEQFYFKNSEDLIAAYVEAKEKIDSRVHLLFDVAPKADYEVKLVEAFRAESAAGASYAAPAPDGTRPGVFYINAHNLKAQPKFLVETLSIHEAAPGHHFQIALQQEVKGLPSFRKFGGYTVFAEGWALYAESLGKDLGLFTDPLMWYGRLVDEQLRAMRLVVDTGLHSKGWSRDQAIKFMLDNSSMAESDVTAEVERYIGWPGQAVSYKVGQFKIQELRDYSEQKLGDKFDIKAFHTQILIDGALPMPILESKIKKWVEKQL
- a CDS encoding YcgN family cysteine cluster protein; translated protein: MGAEQFWQTTSLEQMTDQEWESICDGCGKCCLHSFIDSDEEDFTSTDHLREGETLIYSSLVCQYIDEKTCACTRYSERQTLVPSCVKLTKENLKDIFFMPNSCSYRRLHEGRGLASWHPLLNQGTKDKMNELGISIQGRVTKDNTVDIEEYFEDFIVDWPEFDCD